A portion of the Candida dubliniensis CD36 chromosome R, complete sequence genome contains these proteins:
- a CDS encoding spindle pole body component, putative (Similar to S. cerevisiae SPC98), which translates to MALNKVQLIKLYSNRLVKSLVPVEFGEAFIQSVINDLQTTLLNTPSEEQNLSIIINKLKMQFLSNNLKNEWVEFQNIVNSLSKFKSLDQICNYLVFLDALRDEKPEDILSTSSASLSPGKQTVTINTANTALTLSQLIEPYYDTLSEQTILTYLPYTMLGSDSKIFTFSDNYTRLEIPRDINNSFSSLLREVFEFAILYKQLAIVVDKYKGTLVSAIKTAYIAILEAQLNKYVNDINNIFSNKPNSILVVYNSAFPWISILRFLYRVSNRLNRLDGYEFLTFIYSFTNHGDPKIRDIAVTAFTEVVKPYYNIVEHWIVKGELIDNNNEFFIVFDQEQNEFNSIIKLLPKKIPAFIESSDRIFQIGKTLIFLNKYCRELKWVNQYNVKYSAILFNNHQGLSSMTTNEMIKLIDSQYNEILTFLTQIIQGNNKLFTHIYNFKRFYFMETNDFIDAIMVKGKDVFNESSVNISSTYLRKVLQEAIQISSVKNFEYVDRLDSRVLNPQHGNLGWESFTIEYKIDDLPMSYLFEGHQHLQYLKMFHFLWKLRQLNNLLNWHFEMFNELNHNVVMKLTTRNRRPLLKSLSIITSIRFHFTQFLNELIAYLSYDVIEENFQQHIVRKLFYNKNDQDLLLNKSFMNLSENQLTNNLPKFNVNLLTIDELVELHGTYIDSIINSSLLNEKVKGNETNVSYIDQIFDILQTIFNFINTSQEFYSLVVNFGLLVKSDNNTSNIELEQDQEDLEFQLHKIKRKIYKDIYQHDYKRQLNDLKNDLNRDYNLKDLSKLL; encoded by the coding sequence ATGGCGTTAAACAAAGTACaactaataaaattatattcCAATCGATTAGTGAAATCATTGGTTCCTGTGGAATTCGGTGAGGCATTCATCCAGAGTGTAATCAATGACTTGCAAACTACTTTACTAAATACTCCTTCGGAAGAGCagaatttatcaataattataaacaaaCTTAAGATGCAATTTTTAAGtaacaatttaaaaaatgaatgGGTCGAATTTCAGAACATTGTTAATTCATTAAGCAAATTCAAATCGTTGGATCAGATTTGTAATTATCTTGTATTTCTCGATGCTTTAAGAGATGAGAAACCAGAAGATAtattatcaacatcatcGGCAAGCTTGTCTCCTGGTAAGCAAACTGTGACGATAAATACAGCAAACACAGCATTGACTTTATCACAACTAATCGAACCGTATTATGATACTTTATCGGAACAAACCATTTTAACTTACTTACCGTACACTATGTTGGGTCTGGATTCCAAAATATTTACGTTCAGCGATAATTATACACGATTGGAGATACCGAGGGATATAAACAACAGTTTCAGCTCATTATTACGCGaagtttttgaatttgCAATACtatataaacaattggCAATTGTCGTTGATAAGTATAAAGGAACTTTAGTGCTGGCCATAAAAACCGCATATATAGCAATACTAGAAGCccaattgaacaaatatGTGAATGATATTAACAATATATTTAGTAATAAACCCAATTCCATATTAGTTGTTTACAATTCTGCTTTCCCCTGGATATCTATACTACGGTTTTTATACCGTGTTTCCAACAGACTAAACAGATTGGATGGCTATGAATTTTTAACATTTATTTATAGTTTTACCAACCATGGAGATCCCAAAATACGAGACATTGCTGTGACTGCATTTACTGAGGTTGTCAAACCTTATTATAATATAGTGGAACATTGGATAGTGAAAGGGGAgttgattgataataataacgaGTTTTTCATTGTTTTTGATCAAGAGCAGAATGAATTTAATAGTATAATAAAGTTATtacccaaaaaaataccAGCCTTTATCGAATCGAGTGATagaatatttcaaattgggaaaacattgatttttttaaataaatattgcCGTGAATTAAAGTGGGTAAATCAGTACAACGTGAAATACTCTGCtatattgtttaataacCATCAAGGCTTGTCATCCATGACTACAAATGAAatgatcaaattgattgatctGCAATATAATGAGATTTTAACGTTTCTCACCCAAATTATTCAAGGaaacaataaattgtttactCACATTTATAATTTCAAGAGATTCTATTTTATGGAGACCAATGATTTCATTGATGCAATTATGGTGAAAGGTAAAGACGTTTTCAATGAATCATCAGtaaatatttcatcaaCCTATCTTAGAAAAGTGTTACAAGAGGCCATACAAATCTCGTcagtgaaaaattttgaatatgtTGACAGACTTGATTCAAGAGTTTTGAATCCTCAACATGGGAATTTGGGTTGGGAATCGTTCACCattgaatataaaattgatgatctTCCCATGagttatttatttgaagGTCATCAACATTTGCAGTATTTAAAaatgtttcattttctatGGAAATTAAgacaattaaataatttattaaattggCATTTTGAAATGTTTAATGAGTTGAATCATAATGTGGTGATGAAGTTGACGACCAGAAATAGAAGACCTTTGTTGAAATCATTGAGCATAATAACCAGTATAAGGTTCCATTTCACCCAATTCcttaatgaattaatagCTTATTTGTCTTACGATgttattgaagaaaattttcAACAGCACATTGTAAGGAAATTATTCTACAATAAGAATGATCAAGATTTGCTATTGAACAAACTGTTTATGAATTTACTGGAAAATCAGCTAACCAATAATCTTCCAAAATTCAATGTCAATCTATTAactattgatgaattagtGGAACTCCATGGTACATATATTGATAGCATTATCAATAGCAGcttattaaatgaaaaagtgAAAGGTAATGAGACAAATGTAAGttatattgatcaaatatttgatattttgcagactatttttaatttcataaaTACGAGTCAGGAATTTTATTCCTTGGTGGTTAATTTTGGATTATTAGTTAAACTGGACAATAATACAAGCAATATAGAGTTAGAACAGGATCAAGAAGATTTGGAGTTTCAATTGCATAAAATAAAACGGAAAATTTACAAAGATATTTATCAACACGACTACAAACGgcaattaaatgatttgaaaaatgacTTGAATCGAgattataatttaaaagatCTAAGTAAGTTGTTATGA
- a CDS encoding mitochondrial ornithine carrier protein, putative (Similar to S. cerevisiae ORT1), with protein sequence MDDVDSALVDNVKSFAAGGFGGICAVLTGHPFDLVKVRLQTGLYNSSIQCIKQTIAKDGLTGLYRGVLPPLLGVTPMFAVSFWGYDVGKRLVSTYTGKSIDQFEIKEISTAGFISAIPTTLVAAPFERVKVMMQIQEGNKSKSMAGVVAEMYRTGGLRSIFKGSVATLARDGPGSALYFATYEYLKKELSSPGQDLSLFAIMTAGGFAGVSMWLGVFPIDTIKSTQQSSNVPISIIQTTKNIYAKGGIKAFFPGVGPALARSFPANAATFLGVELARKALDSVI encoded by the coding sequence ATGGACGACGTTGATTCAGCTTTGGTAGATAATGTCAAATCCTTTGCCGCTGGTGGTTTTGGTGGTATATGTGCCGTTTTGACTGGTCATCCTTTTGATTTAGTTAAGGTGAGATTACAAACTGGTTTGtataattcatcaattcaatgtatcaaacaaacaattgcTAAAGATGGTTTGACTGGACTTTATCGTGGTGTTTTACCACCATTATTGGGAGTCACTCCAATGTTTGCTGTGTCATTCTGGGGTTACGATGTTGGTAAAAGACTTGTTTCAACATACACtggtaaatcaattgatcaatttgaaatcaaagaaatttcTACTGCCGGGTTTATTAGTGCAATCCCAACTACTTTGGTTGCTGCTCCTTTTGAAAGAGTTAAAGTCATGATGCAAATCCAAGAAggaaataaatcaaaatcaatggCTGGTGTGGTTGCTGAGATGTACAGAACTGGTGGTCTTAGATCAATTTTCAAAGGTTCAGTCGCCACCTTAGCAAGAGATGGTCCTGGTTCTGCCTTGTATTTTGCTACCTACGAAtatttaaagaaagaattatcTTCTCCAGGTCAAGACTTGTCATTGTTTGCAATTATGACTGCTGGTGGATTTGCTGGTGTTTCTATGTGGTTGGGTGTCTTCCCAATTGATACTATTAAATCAACACAACAATCTTCAAATGTTCCAATCTCAATAATACAAACTACGAAAAACATCTATGCCAAAGGTGGTATTAAAGCCTTTTTCCCAGGTGTTGGTCCAGCATTAGCAAGATCGTTCCCTGCAAATGCTGCAACTTTCTTGGGTGTGGAGTTGGCTAGAAAAGCATTAGACCTGGTTATATAa
- the VMA4 gene encoding vacuolar ATP synthase subunit, putative (spliced gene) has product MALSDEQVKSELSKMQAFIEKEAKEKAKEIKLKADEEYEIEKASIVRSETAAIDSTYEQKLKKASLAQQITKSTIGNKTRLRILSTKDEVLHDIFDEAEAELKKITKDKKQYKPVLVGLIEEGVLALMEPKVSIKVREQDVDVAKEAITEAAKNFEEKAKFKVEISIDDKNFLATDIAGGVVVVNGSGKIEVDNTLEERLKILSEEALPAIRLELFGPSTTRKFFD; this is encoded by the exons ATGGCTTTATCAGACGAACAG GTTAAATCAGAGCTTTCCAAAATGCAAGCCTTCATTGAGAAGGAAGCCAAGGAGAAGGCTAaggaaatcaaattaaaagCTGACGAAgaatatgaaattgaaaaggCATCCATTGTCAGATCCGAAACTGCAGCTATAGATAGTACATAtgaacaaaaattaaaaaaggCAAGCTTGGCTCAACAGATTACAAAGTCTACTATTGGTAATAAAACCAGATTGAGAATTTTATCTACCAAAGACGAAGTGTTGCATGACATTTTTGATGAAGCTGAGGCcgaattgaagaaaatcaCCAAAGACAAGAAACAGTATAAACCAGTTTTGGTTGGGTTGATCGAAGAAGGTGTGTTGGCATTGATGGAACCAAAAGTTAGTATTAAAGTTAGAGAACAAGATGTTGATGTCGCCAAGGAAGCCATAACTGAAGCTGCTAAAAactttgaagaaaaagccAAGTTTAAAGTAGAAATTTCAATCGATGACAAGAACTTTTTAGCTACAGACATTGCTGGTGGTGTCGTGGTAGTCAATGGTTCAGGTAAAATCGAAGTTGATAACACTTTAGAAGAGAGATTAAAGATCTTATCTGAAGAAGCTTTGCCAGCCATTAGATTAGAATTATTTGGACCTTCCACCACTAGAAAAttctttgattaa
- a CDS encoding magnesium transporter, mitochondrial precursor, putative (Similar to S. cerevisiae MRS2), translated as MYHIHRLLVPIQSNSVFFSLSQLPKSSLIGCRYKSNNVRYQYSKKPLKNSILHNLGSSSSSTESEILNKLKPITPNDLYVSCTSFDRLGNITAVSRKYPKMQFLKENHLFPRDLRKIDTSSIDVVPVIMIRPSSAILVNLLHIKAIIKKDNVMVFDTSKSEVATKLGIFMYDLELKLKSPGNNVCYEFRALESILVSVTSYLEAEIKLHRQQCGIILAELEDEVDRTKLQELLIRSKKLSSFHQRAILIRDVLEELLENDEDLAGMYLTDLKRFEPEEENYEEIESILESYYNQCDEYVQQAGSLLSDIKATEEIVNIILDANRNSLMLFELKITVYTLGFTVATLVPAFYGMNLKNYIEETNWGFGLVLVVSLLQGLAITWLNFRKLHKVQKLTMMGTSNTSKAGNSLSRHIPVGSHVDRWKRGSFLYRLFYGSGGKYSKSSKKFDMPTNREKDAMWRMINDDKAIK; from the coding sequence ATGTACCATATTCATCGACTATTAGTTCCTATACAGTCAAATAGTGTGTTTTTCTCCTTGTCACAACTACCGAAATCCTCACTAATAGGTTGTCgttataaatcaaataatgtcCGATATCAATACAGCAAAAAACCTTTGAAAAACTCGATTCTTCACAATTTGGGTTCATCTTCAAGTAGTACTGAATCCGAGATTTTGAACAAGCTTAAGCCAATAACACCAAATGACTTGTACGTTTCATGCACAAGTTTTGACCGACTAGGAAATATTACAGCCGTGTCCAGAAAATACCCCAAAATGCAATTCCTTAAAGAAAACCATTTATTTCCTAGAGATTTGAGAAAAATAGATACTTCATCTATTGATGTTGTTCCAGTAATTATGATTCGGCCTTCAAGTGCGATATTAGTCAATCTTTTGCATATTAAAgcaattataaaaaaagacaatGTTATGGTGTTTGATACATCCAAGAGCGAAGTAGCAACAAAGTTGGGAATTTTCATGTATgatttggaattgaaattaaaatctCCAGGTAACAATGTTTGTTATGAATTTAGAGCATTAGAATCGATATTGGTTAGTGTTACTAGTTATTTAGAAGCTGAAATTAAGTTACATCGACAGCAATGTGGGATCATTTTGGCAGAATTGGAAGATGAAGTTGATAGAACaaaattacaagaattattgattCGTCTGAAAAAATTACTGAGCTTTCACCAACGAGCCATCTTAATTCGTGATGTATTGGAggaattattagaaaatgaCGAGGATTTAGCAGGAATGTATTTGACTGACCTCAAAAGATTCGAacctgaagaagaaaattatGAAGAAATAGAACTGATCTTGGAAAGTTATTACAACCAATGTGATGAATATGTCCAACAAGCTGGTAGTCTATTAAGTGATATCAAAGCAACAGAAGAAATTGTGAATATTATACTAGACGCAAATAGAAACTCGTTAATGTTGTTTGAACTAAAAATAACAGTTTATACTTTGGGATTCACTGTGGCTACATTAGTGCCTGCATTTTATGGAATGAATCTTAAGAATTATATCGAGGAAACAAATTGGGGATTTGGATTGGTATTAGTGGTATCGTTATTGCAAGGATTAGCAATAACTTGGTTAAATTTTAGAAAGTTGCATAAAGTGCAAAAATTAACAATGATGGGTACAAGTAACACGAGTAAGGCAGGCAATAGTTTATCTCGTCATATTCCTGTTGGCTCACATGTAGATAGATGGAAAAGAGGATCTTTTCTCTATCGGTTGTTTTATGGCTCAGGTGGGAAGTATTCAAAATCTAGCAAGAAATTTGATATGCCCACAAATAGAGAAAAGGACGCGATGTGGAGAATGATTAATGACGATAAAGCCATAAAATAG
- a CDS encoding DNA-dependent RNA polymerase subunit, putative (Similar to S. cerevisiae RPA43), with protein MSVEVRKRPVDNFSSASKRRATVQSTNPKDGNGLSECFKTVSTSLYVSLAPVHLQDPINGIKQQHLDPLIMTYFVKAKGIVVAYSNIKFLENNYNNEDSAYSLAKIEGSSPFTFLWISVDFLCWCPEVGDVLEGDIYMQTPSHIGLLICDTFNASIKKYNIPNTWAFVPNQIDEVSSDDKKTFGHWVDESETKVEGKLQFTIKAIHTTGRIVSVEGTLITPGEERNAQPVYKERSETKSTGKHMKFADDEVITTAEIAEPEENDELPAYIKDSDDEDSGSDDNKVVNKSDLDEDKIESD; from the coding sequence aTGTCAGTGGAAGTTAGAAAAAGACCAGTAGATAACTTTAGTCTGGCGTCCAAAAGAAGAGCAACTGTGCAATCCACTAATCCTAAAGATGGCAATGGCTTATCTGAATGTTTTAAAACAGTTTCTACATCGTTATATGTATCATTGGCACCAGTACATTTACAAGACCCAATAAATGGTATTAAACAACAGCATTTGGATCCTTTAATAATGACGTATTTTGTCAAGGCTAAAGGGATTGTGGTGGCATAttcaaatatcaaatttttggaaaataaCTATAACAATGAAGATTCAGCTTATAGTCTTGCCAAAATAGAAGGAAGTTCACCTTTTACATTTTTGTGGATTTCAGTGGACTTTTTATGCTGGTGTCCAGAAGTTGGTGATGTTTTGGAAggtgatatatatatgcaAACCCCATCCCATATTGGTCTTTTGATATGCGATACATTTAATGCCAGTATAAAGAAATACAATATTCCTAACACTTGGGCTTTTGTTCCTAACCAAATTGATGAAGTGTCTAGCGATGACAAGAAAACTTTTGGTCATTGGGTGGATGAATCTGAAACGAAAGTTGAAGGAAAATTACAGTTCACTATTAAGGCCATTCATACTACTGGTAGAATTGTTTCCGTTGAAGGTACATTGATTACTCCTGgtgaagaaagaaatgCTCAACCAGTTTATAAAGAAAGACTGGAAACAAAATCTACTGGTAAGCACATGAAATTtgctgatgatgaagtGATTACCACCGCAGAAATTGCTGAGCCAGAAGAAAATGACGAATTACCAGCTTATATCAAGGATTCAGATGATGAGGACTCGGGAAGTGACGATAACAAAGTTGTAAACAAATCCGATTTGGATGaagataaaattgaatcgGACTAG